ACAGCCATGATAGTTTAACTACCTCGGATAGCAGCTCTTGTTTTTCACACCTGATCCCCTTAGAGTAGAGAGTTCAGACTAGAAAAGCTGAGTTAGATCTTTGCTGGCTTCCACTATTACATCAATATTCAAAACCCAACTTTATCTATTTCTTTTCTTGGCTTAGACTATTTCATAACTTGAAATGATGAATATAAATTGTTTGTAATTAGTCCATACAGAAAATGAATGATGTTGCTTCTCTGGCTATTTGAACATCCTATAATTGTATCTTCCTTATCGCTATATGCTAATATGGATGTAACTTGCAAAAGCTTGGATAAGTTTTATAAGCATGCATGCATGAATGCTACTAAAAGGTCACTGTTCTCAATTTATATAGTAATATGGTTTTCTTGATTTATACTGTGGAGTAGAGTAATTGAATATGTAGAGGAATAGGGTTTTGATAATCATTTCactttttacccttttttttaattctgGCTAACAGGTAGTCTTTTGCATAGAAATTCTATAGCTGCTAATAAATGTTTTGCATCAACCCATAACATGTGGAAAATACTATGGAAAGTTGCTGGATTTGATTTcaggtttttttattaaaataatatgaaaaataaaattgatttagaAAATGATATAAGTTAGAAACCACTTACCAAAGTTGTATGAAAGCTACAGTAATTTTGggtatacatttttaaaaaaatatgttgcATAAACAACAACCACACCTAATTCACGTGGGTAGGGAGGGTTTAGGCTATATTacattttgggatattttttttAGGTCCCtcaattttagattttgatttaattccAATCTTAATTtgtagttttaatattttttaatttagtttacaTCTTATATGGTTTTGTAATTATTAATGCACACGGTGAAGATTCAGTTTAtcgtataataaatttatttttgtgcctattGACATATctcttttaatataaattaattgtacAATAATTTTAGTTTCAGTTTAATTTCCAATTTGTACgttaatatgaattttaattatagAAGATGGAGctttagaaaataaaattgaaattattgtACAATTAATCGAAATGATAAGACAAGAAAGGACCAAATGCGTCTAAAAAGCTTGAATCATGTTATTCACTTTGATAATTTGTGATGCAACGTTAAACAATGAAATTGCAGTTTCAAGGAACTCGAGGATTGTGAGTGAACTATCGAGGACAAGGCTCCAGGATGGATATGTATGGTATCCGTGGCAGAGGAGGATGCAAGAGGTACTATCAGTTCCAAACTCAAGCTGTTTTCTTTCTATTCTGCTCCTTCCAAAAGCTTCAGATCGAGCGGCCTCCCGATACAATGACTTGGAGGATACCCTAGCTCGTGCTGATGCTTGGCTCCTTGCATCTCAGGCCTCCGGGGTTCCCATTCTTTTCATCAATATTCAGACTGAATTCCTGCTTACTAAGGTACAATGCTTTACAATCCCACTTGCAAcaatgttttaagaattgttgCTGTTACTTGAATGTTCTTATTGAATTTAAGCAGCCATACCCACTCCTCTTTGTTTTACCTTCCATCACATGACCGTTTAGGACTGATCTTTAATATTTGGAGCAGATCTCTGGAGAGACAGCCTCGGCCACTGTAAATGCGGGGTCCTTATCTGATTTAGCAAACCTAGGGAATGCAACCCTATACGGTTTTGAGGACTACCATGGGGTGGACATTGGAGTTGTTCGAGCAGTTCGCCTATGGTACACCCCGCTTGCAAGAGAAATCGCAGTTGAAATCAAACTAGAAGAAGATGACACAAAACTTGGATTCGCCATTAGCCGCACTGAAGAGGTGCACCATTTCATTCTCCATCAGTTTGACCTTACACATCTGATTATATGATCGAATAGAGAAACAACACAGAGTATTTGCTTATAGTTTTGTGTGTAATAACAGGGATTCATCTATATATCATCTGTGATTGATGTTGAAGACTTGCCTTCAACGAGATCAGGACTCTGCACTCTGTACAAAGAATCAATGAGTGCATCTAGGCTGCTGGTTGTCTCAAGATTATCAAATCAAAAGGTTCTTCCATGGACGGTTTCATCGACTGGAGCGGTTCGATGCTTTGATACAGTTTCCCTAAGTCAGAAACTGTCACTACACCGGCATGCCAAGGTGCCAATTCTTATGCATGTCTTCTCCTGGGATCCATCATTAGTTTCCCGTAGCTTTGGTAGTGTCAGGCTTCGTGTTCCTTCTACCTCAGTGCTGCCATTGACAAGTGAAGTTGGATTAGCCCACCATCCTAATAGTAATCAAATACTGCCTCTACCTCCTGATGAACCGAGTGAAAGCGTAGTCACAAGAGAGCAGCAGCAGCAACCCGATCGCAGACTACAGCGAGACACTGCTGGGGAGACCTCCTTTagatttcatgatttttcccttCCAAACAACTGGGTATGATTTTTGCACCACCTATTACAATTCTCTGCTTCATTGTGGATAAGATTTCGGATGTGCCTCATAAATTGGAGTTTACAATAGCCACCTATTGTGTTGTTTTCTTAACATTGTATAcctatttaatttctttattaaaaaaattcatcttcTTTAAGCTTTTTTATTAACTTCCAAAAGAAACACAAAAACACATACAGAGTGGGCAACCTCAAAAACAGGATTAGCGTAAATTTTCAGCCAAGCTGAAGACTTATAAAGGAAAAGGGCAttttaatttgtctatttataTCGTAACAGTAGATTAACAAAAACTTTAACGGAATCCTAAATCTTAAAATCCAAGCCAACGTATGATGGCTTAAGCTCTTCCTCCTCTAATCCTTCTAGCAAGCTGAATATCTTTGGGCATAATTGCAACTCTTTCCGCATGCATAGCACAGAGATTAGTACCCTCGAAAAGCCCCACTAGATACGCGTCGGCTAATTCCTGAAGGGCAGCCACCGCACTGCTTTGGAACCTCAAATCCTGAGCGATTTCCCTCACCAACCTCTGAAATGGAAGCTTTCAAATCAGCAGCTCCATGTTCTTCTGATACTTTCTGATTTATCTTAAGGCCATGGTTCCTGGCCTGAAACGATGAGGCTTCTTCAAATTCCGAAGTTAGCATAATGAAGGACTAAAATCATAATTAGATTGATTTATTCATATATTAAGGATTAATTTCACATGACATCCACAAACTATTACCTAAATTCAAATTGGTCtctaaacttcaaaatattcCAATTCACTCCGCATACTATTTGCATCCCTCCAATTAAATCCTTTCATCAGCTATTGTGTTAGCTTTTCCGTTGGATATTAGTTGATGACATGTCGCCAACTAATTGCACAGAGGTTAGTGTTTCCttgattttgttttcctttttcttttatactTTATTCTCTGTAttcttttctttcaattattcttctattcattttttttataaataattacaaTTAACATTTATGTTACAATTAaagtatttctaattttttttataaaaatgctttattaatttcctttttctttatataaataaataaataataataatttagatgctaatttaaattagtttttttaatatataatttatgaaaattttgcaaaattatttttttattgttataaaataaaaagaaaaaaaagtaaagaataaagaaaataagagagcaaaagagagagcatattttattgatcaatgggaATATTTACAATACTTCTCTAAACTCTAGActtatagacataagaagtataaataaaatagaactatagttctaatgactattagaatttaaggtatatcaaaacttatatagATCTTGATGGACATTCCCCTTGAATGTTCATTTgtagataatgtgtctcgttaaaaccttactaagataaaacccctatgagagaaaaaaaattctagtgaaggaaaaagagtacacatatctataatacgccTAATATTCtgcctcattaaaaccttatcaagaaaacccaatgggacaaaacctcaaTTAAGCAAAAAAGAGTACAATGTATCTTTACTCTCCCTGATGGAAACATCATATAATGTCTCATATT
The Gossypium hirsutum isolate 1008001.06 chromosome A07, Gossypium_hirsutum_v2.1, whole genome shotgun sequence genome window above contains:
- the LOC107953095 gene encoding uncharacterized protein, which codes for MRSPTVLSIECIKGSSKADEWTVDMLQTGDIVEEIRIGSGSALSHKAPFKGGKSGVQKILHTSYRNKETSILVRVRRASDEFAQLQACIVPNETGGKKQYMLRSIADPNYTVGFSDRSESECFELQVSRNSRIVSELSRTRLQDGYVWYPWQRRMQEVLSVPNSSCFLSILLLPKASDRAASRYNDLEDTLARADAWLLASQASGVPILFINIQTEFLLTKISGETASATVNAGSLSDLANLGNATLYGFEDYHGVDIGVVRAVRLWYTPLAREIAVEIKLEEDDTKLGFAISRTEEGFIYISSVIDVEDLPSTRSGLCTLYKESMSASRLLVVSRLSNQKVLPWTVSSTGAVRCFDTVSLSQKLSLHRHAKVPILMHVFSWDPSLVSRSFGSVRLRVPSTSVLPLTSEVGLAHHPNSNQILPLPPDEPSESVVTREQQQQPDRRLQRDTAGETSFRFHDFSLPNNWV